Below is a window of Malus domestica chromosome 13, GDT2T_hap1 DNA.
gaaaaagattgaaatcCAGCAGCCCAAAATTGGACATGTGGCCAACGGTAAGAATTCtaacattcttttttttttaatgtttttttgcCGAAAATCCTGGACCGTTGATCTAGGAATTGGACGACCCATATATTGCCACGTCACTAGTTGTTGggtttgaatttcaaatttttttaccattggaaatccaacggttcaGAAAACTAGCCGTTCGAAATCTAATGGTCGAAGACGGGCCACACCCACGCACCAGatgcaaaaaaaatatcaaGCTTCGCTGACACTAGCATGACATCATGCTGACGCTAACATGACATCATGTTGACGCTAACATGACATCAGATAGGCTAGTTCCTCACTCAATCCATTTTGGGCCGGCCTACAAACTGGCTTGGACTTTGGGCTgacctatttttatttttaggggtggatgatttttttttgggtgtcaGCCTATTTTTTTAGGCTTTGGACCAAGCTCGTATAGAGggttggagttgctctaagaacCTTTTCAGCCATATTTTCTGAGCTTTGAAGGGTCATAGGATCCAATAGAACCCTTGCTAGATATTTCATAACCGAAAAACTTTTCTTTGCTAAATACATTTTATTTATATGATAATACGTGAATTAATAAGATGATTAAACCGTGCCATCATCATTACACTAAACATTTAGTCGGTGTCTTATATTGATTCCACAATTGCCAATTCTAACAACCCATTATTGTTTACCGACTCATTGCTTCAATAGAGGCAAGCAGTTGCCAATCTCACGCAAAGAGCTAGCTGTGTTCCAAGTAGATGACAAAGACAAAAAGTGCTAAAGGAGGCTCACTTTTCTCCATACCCAACCCACCCACTGCAGTATATGGCAGTGCCCATCGGCCACTAGCCAGCCTCTCATTTCTGATTCGCCACAAAAGATAACAAAAACAGAGCCAGAGAGAAGCTTTTTTTTTAGTCGGGATGAAAGATTATAACAcgtgtcataatataagtggataaatattaaaatatatctTACAAAAATGAGAAACTTGTTGACACGTTACACTGTTAGTGTCAAAGTGGCGCCCGTGACAATAATAAAATGAGTGAGAAAAATTAACACATATCATTGTATTATTGCACTTTTTTTGAAAAAGGGTTATATCAGTTCCGTCGTTTATATTATAACACACGTTTTACCATCTTGTGTTGTAAATATGCATAAAAATTATCTTGAAAGAGTCAAATTTTAACcacaataataaaaattaggCTAATTGAATTAAGAGTCGCGGTGGTAATAGAATAGTCGAAAAATAGTCTctgcaataaaaaaattaagatttaggCTCATATGGTAAAGTTTGTTAAGATTTAATCCtaaattgaaaatttggtcAAGGCTCACATCTAAAAGGAAGAgtggagaaaattttcaattttagaccTAATCCTAAAAATGCGTTTAATCCTAATTTTACTACATATACTATCTTGGGACTATCTTATCGgacctggattgtctgccctcctcaAATCATACACtttccatcccctcctattCTGTGGTCatagttaagtcacgtcaacattttatattaattttttttatagagataataagataaaaaaatattgagaatataaaatgttaaaatGATTTAATTGTGATCACATAAATAAGAAAGGATATGAAGAAGATGGGTTGAGGGAGGACAGACAATCCAGGTCTCTATCTTATCACCCTTAATCCAATTAGGcctaaaaattaatttcaaacacAACCTTTTACCTTTCGCCTGAAGTCCAATCAGCtctgccaaaagaaaaataattgaacAGCTGTACTGCTACGAgcaatataataataattaattaattaaattttccaCAGGTTAAGAATTTTGAACGGAGAACTCTTGAATTATGAAATGCGGGTAAAATCCCCACACTACAAGTAGGGCTGCCCCTCTCTCATTTTTCCTCATCACACCTCAAAgtctccctctttctctctgtgCTGGAGGTAATGCTCTAGAATCTTGAAGAACCCTCCTTTCAATTCTTTCAAGTTTCAAGCTTTTGCTAATTTGGTGTTTTGGGAACTTTTGTTTTTGTGCAGAGAAAATGGCTTCTTGCAAACAATGGACTGTGTTTTTTAGCTTGCTGTGTTTGGCCTCTGCAACAATGGCAGCTCCCCTGAAAACGCCGGTTGCGGTGCCGTTCGGCAGAAACTACATGCCCACTTGGGCATTTGATCACATCAAGTACTTCAATGGAGGCAATGAGATCCAGTTGCATCTCGACAAGTACACAGGTACAAAATGGAACAAGTACAAGCACATATTATTAGTAACGCTTAAGCGTTACCCAGTTAATAATAACTTAATACAGCGGTAAACACTCGCTTGAAAGTTCATGTTATGGAGGCTTactaaaaattggttttaattttGTGAAGGTACTGGCTTCCAATCGAAAGGAAATTACTTGTTCGGCCACTTCCATATGCAAATTAAGATGGTTCCTGGGGACTCTGCTGGAACTGTTACTGCATTCTATGTGAGCATGTTTCTcgatttctttcattttttgcttaataatattccttttgTTTCCCAAATACTTTTGAAATGGGCATTGAGCTCAGATGATTTACGCTTGTTATTCAGCTGTCTTCGCAAAACAACGAGCACGACGAGATCGATTTCGAGTTCTTGGGGAACAGGACAGGGCAGCCCTACATTCTGCAGACCAATGTGTTCACAGGAGGAAAGGGGGATAGAGAGCAGAGGATTTTCCTCTGGTTCGATCCCACTGCAGCTTACCACTCCTACGCTGTCCTCTGGAATCTCTACCAGATTGTGTAAGTTCTTTCTCCCTTCTTCAACCCTGTTTCTGAAATCCTCtgtttttatgaacattttttgTCTCTTGATATATTTTTATTCTTAGCGTGacgaagagaaaaaaaatgacgATGAAAATCactttaatttaagaaaattaatgaaaaaaattcgaaaattttgagttttaacaataaaaataagaTAAATGGTAAACTGAATAATACtaggattaactttttaatgtaaagatatgatttttcgttaaaatttcgtTTAATTTAAGCTATTTCTAATCCTTGTGACCCTCAAAACATTAGAACAAAGTTGTTTTGTGTGGAAATTAACAAGTGCAATGATCTTAACCCTCTAGTTTTCTCACTTTATCcgttatatatacatattttcttttaatttattcaatttaaaccCGAGTGAATAGTGCAGTTTGAAAAAATGTTAAACAGAAATCATTACATCTCTTGGATTATTCATTGTGTAATTACGATCACGTGACGGGTACTGTAAAGTTAATAAATTATAGACTCCTTTCACCATCATTACATTTGCACCAAACTCATGGAGTTCAAAATTTCCAACcgagaaaaaataaaacaaattatagCAAAACCCTAGTAAATCAAAGCTTTTCAATTCTTAATTTAGTTTCCGACAAAATTTGACCAAATGTGGATTTTTAGGGACAAGGATAATCTCCGGATCTTTTTCAAGGAGATCTAGaaattcaatcaattttgtttgtttatcgTACGATCAATTTTCGTTAcgtattatttatattcaatgtaaaatttaaaatttaaaataatttttaactacATAATGAACGGACTCCGAACTCTCCATAAAGAGGATCCAGGGAGAATCTTATTCCGGTTTTCAGGATTATGTTGACCAAAAGGTCCAAAACTCGTGCAATTTTTCAACAGACAAACGTTGAACTTTGGTCCCCAAATTATTGAGGGGGGATCTCCACTTTTTCCTTaacttttcttttacttttttcaTACATGTTTTGGATATAAATACAACGATTTTAACGTGTTTGACCTTTTTGGGCAAAATTCGTATGTGGCTGACGTGTCCCGCCATGTCATGCAAAATCAGATTCCTCGTGGACGACGTACCAATCAGGGTGTTCAAAAACTGCAAAGATTTGGGTGTGAAATTCCCATTTAACCAGCCCATGAAGCTCTACTCCAGCTTGTGGAACGCAGACGACTGGGCCACCAGGGGTGGGCTGGAAAAAACCGATTGGTCTAAGGCCCCGTTCATCGCCACGTACCGGGGTTTCCACATCGACGGCTGCGAGGCCTCCGTCAATGCCAAGTTCTGTGACACACAGGGTAAGAGATGGTGGGACCAGAGGGAGTACCAAGACCTTGATGCTCAGCAATGGAGGAGGCTGAGGTGGGTCCGCCAGAAATACACCATCTACAACTACTGCACTGACCGAGCCCGATACCCTACTATGCCACCAGAGTGCCAGAGGGACAGAGACGTATAAAGTTACAAACCGACCGAACTATGATAATGTCGATACCGCGCATCACGTGACGATGTGATCGTCACATTAAGATTATAACCGCTTTGTCTCGTTAACGAGTGCACCAATTGATTGGGGAAGGAGATGACACGTGCTTAGTGTTATTGCGTATTCCATTGTTTTTAATATCGATTCACGCGTATTGAATGTATTGTCCATTAGCATGTGGACTGAGTATCCGTGTGAGAGTGTTATTATCGTTAATTCAGTTGTTATTATAAAGTTctattaaattataataaatctttgtaataatatatTGCTTCTGTGTTCTCTTTAATATGGgcggattattaaataattataaGATCTAATTAAGGTGATCCACGTAACGTGGATTCATGTGAGCACAcagttttttctttctctcatgGTTCTATTAGAATATTTTACAGTGGCCGTGATTGATTCCCCAGCAACAAGATCCGTGTCTATTGTCGGAAGATTTAGAAATTCGaaccatttattttaaattttgcgACTATCATAGTTTTATCTCACTGACCGTCTTATACAAATCGAAAGTTCAGATCTCTCTTTTCCAGGAACGCCCAGATCTATGGGTTCACTGACTCCGGACGTCTCAAAATTATTGGTCTGTGTGGCAAGAGACAGATGGGTCGGTGTGTTTTCGTCCACAAGCATGAGGCCACGAGGAATTGCTCGTACTTTGAAATCTGGAAAGTATTTTCTTTAGACATAAATAGAAATTGTTGGATAAGGTGGTCTCTGCTGGTTCAAAATTATTTGATCCCTTCAAGATGATCTCTTACGACtttagtaaataaaaaaaggagtaCATATAGTAAGACAGCTCGAGATTTGGAAGGAATATAAATGTTCTGTTTAGAGGAATTTGCCTACGGTACTCATTATGTGATGGTTTTTATTATCACAAGATTCACAAAGAGATGTTCTCGCTTATGTGAGAGTATAACACAAAATTAGTCGTTACATTACATTTGATGTTCTCCCTTTTGAAGTTGCAAGAGTATTCAACACATAACTACTTACTATGTGATCATAtgtggctagttgtatccgaataGAACAATTTTGTTTTGTACTTTGGGTTACTCTAAACTAATCTAATCTACGAAGAGGAGTTTGAACTTGACTGCAAAAATGAAGGTAATGTCCTCACTAACTGGTCGAGCTTACATATGCTAAATTTTTATCTTTTCAAATTGCTCGAAATGGAAGAAGCTACGGATGAGAAGGTGTGGTTACATCCGCTTCCAAATTTCAAACCTTGGTGTCCAATGTGTTGGGTATCTAACTGTTTCTAACAAAAAGAGAAGGGAAAGGAGGGGAGTGGTGCATCCCATAGAAAGTGACATGGAGACTTGGAGTCATCTTGTCCCACTTATATAATGCAAAATTAAGCAGATTTTCAGGGTACTGATTAAGATGGGAAGCACAGCAATTGAGATTTGAAGGGGCGGCAATGGAAGTTGGAAGCAGTGACAGAAACTCTGCCGAGGTACCATCAAACAAGTCATTGTTTAGGCACAGATTTAGTTGATCTGTAAATGTCGATGTTTACAATGTTACATATAATCTATGACAATAAATGGGGTCATCCCATAAGGTACGTCCTCAAATTATAACACTTGTGTTAGATATTATGCTTCTATTTTGAAATTCATAGTTGAAATTCAGTGTTCGGGGAAATTTGATATATTATCAACATGTTACATACCAACTAGCTCTTCATCAAGTGATACTATTTTTTCTTAACGATGTTTCACTCAAATTATAATACGTGTGATAGGTCATATATTCAAGGTTGGAAGTTTAGAGGTCAATGTTAACAATAAGCCACATACCAAGTAGCTTTTAGAGCAAATAGCAAGCCAGCAGCCTAAGAAGGAAAAGTGTGTGAATCTGTAATTAAACCGAATAGAAACCGTCTTCTGGAGAGGAAACGAATCACACTGCAGTTGGCTGGTATGTTTTAAGACGGATAAATGTCTCACTTTCTTCCTAATCACTCTAGCTTGTCGGAGTGAATATCTTGCTTGTAAAGCAAGAATCAAAAGATTGGAAACATTGTACACAATAACACCTGAGATATTGATTCTGATTTTTGAGACCGCATATATAAGGGAACAGAACAAATTCAGTTGTCTGCAGCCTGCGGAACAGCCAATCGCGATGGCAGACAAGAAATGGATTATTCAAGCTAACAAAGAGCTCTATCAGATGCAGGATGTTTCGACAGAGGAGGAGCATTGGAGCAGGGGTTGATATACAGACTGCCAGCCTGCATCACAGATATTAGCATGAAGGCCTACAAGCCCCAGCTGGTCTCCTTCGGGCCTTACCATTTTATTCGAATCCAATGGAGGAGCACAAGCGCCACGTGCTTCTTCATTTTCTGAAAAGATGTGAGAAACCTGTGTTGGTGTGAGCCCAAATTAGATTAGGAATATAATTTTGTTTCCTAGTTTGGTTATAATTCTTTTAATATTACTTGTATTACAAGTTGTATCTTATATTTAGCCTCCTCGAAGGATAAGAATAACATAACACAAttcaaaccctaaacacttTTATGTTGGCATTAGAGCAGGTTTCGGCCTGTCTCTTTCTCTAAATCTTATCCCCGTTCACTACCGTTTTCAGTGCTTCTCTTCGTTGGCTGTGTAACAACCATTGAAACCAAGCTCAGAAGTCTCGAAACAAGAGACCTCTGTTAAAACCCCAAACCCAGGTCTCAAAACAAGAGACCACCAAACCCGTTACAACCCCCCCAAAAAACATATAAACCAAAACTACCAAACCGTGTGTCTCGAAGCAAGAGACACCACCtattggaaaaaccaaaaactagAAATCTAAAGCAAAGATTGGTTCCATGGCTGACAACCAAACGTTGGTTCCAATCTCCAGCAAAAAGAAGCACGGGCTGGCTAATTATGAACCCCACAGGATTTGGACATCAAGGTCTATCTGGAATCCATAACCCAATTGGGTTGCAAGCATGTGAACCTGGAGCCTAAAATCTAAATGGGTAGCAAGCAATTGAAGATGTCGGCAGCAACTTGGGCATGGGCCCGCCTAGCCCACCAGCGAAGACTCATCAAGAGTGGAACCCGGACCCAGACAATCCGAGCCCACAACTATCTCTATTGAATTTGATTGCTTCTCAAGGGCAATCCGATGATCAAGGTAACTCCGGCACAACTTTGATTGCATATGTTGATCTTGATATAGGTTGGATTATTGACTCCGGAGCCACTAATCATATGACTTATGATCGTACTTTATTTAACTCAACAACAACACCACCACCTAGTATTATCACAGCTAATAGAGGTGTTGCCCCGGTTACAGGGGCGGGTATAATTGCACTCACTCCTACTCTCTAGCCATTTGTTATCTGTGGGGCAGGTTACCGAGCAATTAGACTATGTTGTGCAAATGTTTCCGTCTTTCTGTTTACTTCAAGATATCCAAACGTAGGCAATCATTGGGCGTGGTAGTAAGAGAAAGGGGTTGTACTATGGTGATGATGTTGCACAGGGCCGTGTTCATCAAGTTCAAGGTCGTGATAGTGGGAAGTTAAAGACCATTTAGTTGTGGCATcgtttgttggaagtatgcccacaaagccactcatttgatgtaatagcttttggaatacttattgtattaaacttttatatgtttaatgaaaggcaaagcttattgttaatcactatttattgtatcatgtgcttaagcaataagggaatccaagggatgtatttgatctaagagacaagtgatttaagtaagttagattatcgagacctttctcttatgttcattcctaaaacgttcctagccataagattgccaattaggcattgacaatccgctaaggttagtatgtgttatgtcgactcaagtgtgagtatgactagtctcaagtcatttggtgttggacactaagacaaacacataggtgctcgaaagagtaatcgagtacactgaactacgatcaaaagagagttcgaacatacatgtcatgtaagaactcgatagttgcaatatgcaaagtagtcatttgacctgaggcatcatagatgtctaatggttaggtccttgacctttgatcatgtcaaaggcattccattggagtgtccacggcattgttggggtcaagctatctagtcatgtaggcatatgaatgcacaacaagggatctctaaccttccatggtggaaggagaatactctaagatgtgattcgagagtctttggccaaagcatatgaatatgacttaggaagtttgttccaaatcttattcaaaagaatcatatggagaagtatcacattggatagtagacatgaaacaaactatcacttaaacaatgtgattaagagtattgtattagagaatgaccgtattgcattgtagttgtaactggataggttctccaaccaattctacttagcttgggtaaccatgacatgctgctaggtgtcactcatggtttgtggaagccctgatgattagcaaacactaattttaagggagaattgaaatgtggtttcaattcacaatcgatcgttaagagtaacaatcgcccactacctcgctaaatggaacctaatggatcgtacaccgagtaaggatgaaagtgaagaaattaaatgaaatggatatgcaattaaatggtttaattgaagaatggtcaagattaattaattagttaattaattttacgaaaggttcgtattgggcttttaagttggttttgggtttcggggcccaaaagtgttttggtccacaaggcccattatgtttaagttgtatgacaactaaaacaaaatgggcaataagcccaatcacaacaaataggccggccatggtgaggagaGGGTGaaggtttgcttaattgcaagtttgccacttacctaagaaaagtgttataaaagcaactttatagctatttttcttataagggtttttcttgtagaaaagaggtgaaacctattctctctttttcaacaaggaggccggccacttagaggagatttatctagcaatcttttcttctctaagtcatcaatttcatcttcacacctcacccttggtgtggagacttagagacaccaaacctttggtgttttggagatcctttcctcacatcctcaatgaccaaaggagcacaaaaggagaaggaaatcacaagcaagatccaaggagcttggaggtgacttgaaggcccttcacttgggtgaatcccttgtgtaaacaaggatgagcttcaagggtaaagaatctttaaattcttcattctctttaatgttgtttaaagagtcttttggttcaccattcactaggctttgaaagtcatgggttttatgaattgtttttgaatgcatgcctactttaatgtgttaatagtttgcatatctattcaaatgttcttacttgttcttagctaggacaaaatttttgcTTCATCGTTGTCTTGGTCATGCTTCATTCGGTTATTTGCGAAAATTACTTTTGTCATTATTTGGTAATATTTCAAATTCTTCATTAAAGTGTAATGTTTGGTCATTAGCCAAAAGTCATCGAGCTTCTTATCCCCCGAGTTTGAATAGAAGAACAATTCTTTTTGAGCTAATTCATTTTGATGTGTGGGGGCTATCTCCGGTTACTACTCAGCATGGTATGCGTTGGTTTGTaacatttgttgatgattgcacCAGAATGACTTGGTTGtacctcatgaaaaataaaagtgatgtgggtagtatcttaagaagtttTTATCACATGGTTTTTACTCAATATTCACTCCCTATTAAAGTGCTTCGATCAGACAACGGTGGTGAGTATCTTAATTAGGaactttctcaattttttacgGAAAAAGGCATTCTCCATGAAATTTCGTGCCCTCAGACCCCATAACAAAATGGAGTCGCCAAACGGAAAAATCGGCACATACTTGAGATTTCCCGTGCCCTTCTTATTGGTAGTTGTGCACCCAAGACATATTGGGCTGATGCAGTCACCTATGCTATTTATCTCATGAATCGAATGCCATCGCGTGTTCTCTCTTTTAAAACACCTTTAACCGTGCTTGCCGATCATGCTTTGctcccatccacccttcatctCGAACCTCGAGTTTTTAGTTGTGTGGCATATGTCCATCTTCACAAAAATCAATGAAGCAAACTTGATCCATGTGTTGTACAGTGTGTTTTCATTAGATTCAGTCCACAACAAAAGGGTTATCGTTGTTATCATCCACATACCTGACATGTCTACGTCACTATGGACGTTACCTTCTCTGAAGatgaattattttttcttcttagcCATACTCCTCAGGGGGAAATATATGTAGGTGAAGTTTATGGCTGGTTCGATATCCCTACTGGTTTAAGTATTGACTGCCCAAATGAAGGCCTAAGACACGGGTTGGAATTAGAGGATAATGAACGTGGGCATGCGGATAGACCACAGAACCGTGATGGAACAGCACCTAGTGGGCCACTTGCTACTGACAGCCCATGTTGGCCGTCTATTGCACCAGCCGACAACTATACTGGGCTTGGGCCCTCTCTTGTGTCTGCCAATAGCCCAAATGGGTTTCCTACTG
It encodes the following:
- the LOC103423907 gene encoding xyloglucan endotransglucosylase/hydrolase protein A-like precursor — translated: MASCKQWTVFFSLLCLASATMAAPLKTPVAVPFGRNYMPTWAFDHIKYFNGGNEIQLHLDKYTGTGFQSKGNYLFGHFHMQIKMVPGDSAGTVTAFYLSSQNNEHDEIDFEFLGNRTGQPYILQTNVFTGGKGDREQRIFLWFDPTAAYHSYAVLWNLYQIVFLVDDVPIRVFKNCKDLGVKFPFNQPMKLYSSLWNADDWATRGGLEKTDWSKAPFIATYRGFHIDGCEASVNAKFCDTQGKRWWDQREYQDLDAQQWRRLRWVRQKYTIYNYCTDRARYPTMPPECQRDRDV